GTCCTGCGCGCCGCTCGCGCCTTTCAGCGGCGGCGTCAGCGCGCTGCCAGCCGTGTAGCCGCGCGCGCCGGCGAGCCCGCCGTTGTTCGACGCGTTCGCATAAGCCCGCGCCATCGCGTTCATCGCGGCGAGGCTGCCTTCGTTGCCCGACGTGCCCGAGCCGATCGCGCCGAACCCGGCCGCGCCCGCGTCGGCCGCCGTGTCGGTGCCGTCGCCCTGCCCCGCGTTGCGCAGCAGCTGCTTCATCAGCGCGTCGGCCACGCCGATTCCGCGCTTCGACATCTGCTGCGCGAGCTGCTGGTCGAGCATCGACGTGTACATCTTCGACGTATGCGAATCGAGCAGGCCGCCGTCGGGCGACGCGTCGCGCATGCTCTTGAGCATCATTTGCGTGAACATCGCGTCGAACTGGCCGGCGACCGCCTTCGCGCCCGCCTGCGGCGACTGCTTCGCCTGCGCGCGCAGCGCGTCGAAACCCTGCACGTCGAGCGCGAAGCGCTGCGTGAGGTCGTTTGCGTTCGGGAGGTTCGCTGCCATTTAGATGATCTCCAGGTCCGCGCGCAGCGCGCCGGCCGCCTTCATCGCCTGCAGGATCGACATCAGGTCCGCCGGCGTCGCGCCGAGCGTGTTCAGCGCCTTCACGACGTCGGCGAGGTTCGCGCCGGCCGTCACCATCTTCAGCGCGCCGTTGTCCTGCTTCAGCTGGATCTGCGATTGCTGCGCGACCACCGTCTGCCCGTTCGAGAACGGCCCCGGCTGCGATACCACGGGCTGCGTGTTGACGACCACCGACAGGTTGCCGTGCGCGACCGCGCAGCTTTGCAGCGTGACCATCTGGTTCATCACGATCGAGCCGGTGCGCGCGTTCAGGATCACCTTCGCGGCGGCCTTGTCCGGGCTCACGTCGAGATTCTGCAGGCGCGCCATGAACGCGACCTGCTGCGCGGA
The sequence above is a segment of the Burkholderia diffusa genome. Coding sequences within it:
- the flgJ gene encoding flagellar assembly peptidoglycan hydrolase FlgJ encodes the protein MAANLPNANDLTQRFALDVQGFDALRAQAKQSPQAGAKAVAGQFDAMFTQMMLKSMRDASPDGGLLDSHTSKMYTSMLDQQLAQQMSKRGIGVADALMKQLLRNAGQGDGTDTAADAGAAGFGAIGSGTSGNEGSLAAMNAMARAYANASNNGGLAGARGYTAGSALTPPLKGASGAQDADAFVDRLAGPAQAASATTGIPARFIVGQAALESGWGKREIRASDGSTSYNVFGIKANKGWTGRTVSALTTEYVNGTPRRVVAKFRAYDSYEHAMTDYANLLKNNPRYAGVLSASRSVEGFAHGMQKAGYATDPNYAKKLISIMQQIG